The Pochonia chlamydosporia 170 chromosome 3, whole genome shotgun sequence genome contains the following window.
CTATACGGGGGCGTCAATTCTTCAATTGCATTATTATGAGGTCGGTATGGTAACCAACGCCAGCTATACGACTTGAAAGAAGAGTTCTACTCTCCATATTTCTTCGGCTTGATGGGCTGTGAATATGTTAGAACACCAGCTTTGGATGGGGGAAAAGTTGATGCGGATTGTACACACCTTGGCATCCTCGACATGATCAAAGTCTCCGGCGGTTGATAATAACCAGATATTCTGCAACGGATTGGGTACCTGTTGCCCCCATAGGAAGTTATGTGGGAAGCCCAAATCAAAGGGCACAGCGCTCTCGATTTCCTGAACCTCTTCATCTGTAAGTTCGATGGTGAGTGCCTCAATATTACCCTTCAGATGTTCCACCTTTCGCCCCCCTATGACGGGAAACACATATGGCGTCTTGTGCATTATGTAGGCCAATGCAATACTAGTGATGGCCGTGTTTTTGCGGACTGCGATcgcctcaagtgcttgacTCGTTTTGACATCGGCGTCGCTAATCTCTGATTTACGACCTTCGTTGGACCTTCGAGCTTCTTCTGTCTTAAAGTTTCCACCACCAAGTGAGCCCCAAGGAGTGATGGCCATGCCTTCAGCTTTGCACATGGGAATGACATCACGTTCTAGATCCCGACAAGAGGCGGACCATCGCCCTTGGTAGACAGAGAACTGGCGAAGACCATGGTTTCGGGCATATTCATTAGCCTTGCTGTAGATGGAGGTTGTGATGTTAGCATACACTGTATAAGATTGCAGAGTTTCATGCCGGTTACGTACCTCACAATCCAAGCCGGAGCATCACTGATCCCCAAGTACAGGACTTTGCCAGTAGCGACTAGCTGGTTCAAAGATTGCATAACTTCTGGAATGGACGCGCTGAAGTCCCACCAATGAATATATAAAAGGTCAATGTAGTCAGTTTGCAGCTTTTTCAAGCTGGCATTGACAGATACATGTAGACTCTTTgtgccatttccaacacagttggccatgatgtGAGGGTGATTGGGGCCAGCCTTGAAGTTGGTCGTGTACTTGGTGGAGATGACTACATGGGAGAATGTATTGTGAGCAATTGATGCCTTTATCAACTTGGTTTGAAAGAGGGTTCATATGAGCCGTGAGAACTCACCCATCTGGTCGCGGTTGCCACGTTTTCTCATCCACTCGCCAATCCATGTTTCTGATTGCTCAAACTGGTAACTGTTGGCGGTGTCAATGAAATTACCTAGACAGCCGAGTACGATCAGCAATGACtttcatggtgatggcggtgtCTGGTGTGCGACGGGTGTCTTTATAGCTCTAACCTCCCTGCCCATGGTATCAGCAATGTTTAGCAGGTTATGCACAGTTCTGCAGCAAAACTGTTATTATGCAACGACTCACTTGCTCAAAAAAGAAATCGAGAATTTTTTCGGTATTTGCCTGGTTGCATTCTCCCATCCAGTCGGTCCTGTGGATGCCGGGTGGTCAGTGACATGCTTTTTAATGATGCCTGAACTGTTGAGTCTTGGCACACGACGATATGCATTCGTACCAGGCATCACCAAAGTTCATAGAACCAAGGCATAAAGGACTAACTCGAACCGATGCGGTTGGAGACAGAAGGCGGTAATGAGACAAGGGCGATTTCGGTGACCCGTTTTGTGGCAATGCGACGTTCATGGCTGTCAAGTTAAGGAGCTCGGTGTCAAAACCGACCGGACGTGATGGTTCTCTGGGGTCtaggctgggctgggctgttgTAGGAGAAGAGAGGACAGACGTGAAAGGTTCTATGAATACTACAACGTGGTTCGTTTCAGATGCTACATCAGCGTAATATGTAAGATCGTCGTCCCAGGTTCAGATGAATCGGGGGATGACGTGTGTTTATGTCTCAAAAGTTCAAGAGCAATCGCTACTCATTAGCCTTGGCTCCTGCCCGACATGACGCTAAGGAGCTATTACTTTTCCACTTCACGTAGTCAAGCCTCCTTCTAATTAAGTAcggatgttggagaagccaCGGGGTACATTGTGAACCAGAAGGAACTGGTGACGCCCTGTGGAAAGTGGCTTTGCACATTGACCAGACGGTCGGCCCGCAGTTGCAACATTAGGGACAAtgggaagaaaagaaagggaaTAGAAAAGGGGAAAAGGTTAAGCCCATGCGGGGATTGCCGCCGGTTGAGATACGATCCAGGCTTTGTGAGTGGCTCTGAGAGAAACGGATGTTGCAACTCCCGAGATGTCGCCCACATAGTTCGTCAGAAAGTCACCGCTAGACTGACTGCCTGCAGATGCAGTGCGGTGCCACATTGACTTTGACACGAATATACTAGATTCGAGGAGCTTTGATGGTATCAATGATGTGTCCggtacagtactgtactccgCAGTACTGTATACAATGAAGCGGGATACTCTTTGGAGAGATGCTACGCAAAGTCCACTGACCAATTCGGATGACCATGATTGATCAGCACATGCACCAGGAAAGTTGAGCATCCGAATGAACCAACACCCACCAAACCCCCTTGTCCGACTGGCATCTATGTGCAACATGCATGGTGCACCATGATCGATCGTCATTTATTTCCCGTCATCTCTATATTTGCCAAAGAGATGCTGCAGTCCGCAAACCGGGTTGCATGGCGCGGAGCTCGTTTCATAGCTGACGACGTTGAAGGAATTCGGGTCTGAGAAAGAGTGGACGGGGATAGACGCCCAGTTATTAGATTCACCACCCATCAATTGGCCGTCGCAATAAATAAATGAGCTGCCGTGGTTGATGAAACAAACCAAGTAGTGCTAGCacagatcaattgatcagATACctctctgtcttgtcttggcGAGGTTCTCGAGGTGCATGTGCTTGACGTGCTGTGTAACTGATGGCAGGTACGGAGCCCCACATGCGACAGTCAACTTTGCCGAAGTGTTACCGGCTCGCAGTTGCTGCACGCCATGAGACAGCTTTTGTTTCCAACATGGATTTCGCTCGTACCATTTTCGAACCATTTCCACAGCTAGCTTCAACAATTGTCAATTGCACcacgacgccatcaacaccgtGCACACGGAAACGCACTCCTGCCATTTTGAGAGCCAGTTTCACTATGGGCACTCAAAATGGCTTCAAAACATCCCGTGCCCTCTAGAGCAGCCCTCAATGCTCTCCGAGGAGTAATTCTCACCACCTCCTGTTCCGTCATCTTACTCGCTGAAGAACGACGTCGCCGGCTCCAGATTGCCCGTGCTGCCATTGAAAATGCACGaaagctccatgtcgtccaGAGCAATCGAGGTCCCATTGCCCTTGCGGAAACCAATGCATCATGGGAGGGCCGATTTGCCGAGGTTGACCAGGAGGTCCTGTCCATGGCTTCACTTCCTCGCCCAAGAACGTCCACTCGTCGAAGAGGTCGATCACATCTCATAGGCAGTCAAAATGAAAATGAGTCTcacaacaatgacaatggACGAACTCAGTCGCTGAGCAGGGCCAATGCAGAGAACACGGCTACGGAATTTAATAGCAGTGCTGATCTGCTGAACAGAGGATTGGACATGGTCGATCTCGAGAAACTCAGACTGGCTTCACTGAAGCCGCGAATCAATAATGTTTTGGAGTGGAAAGCTCCAAGACCTGTTGCTCAGCGCAACCCGTCTATGCCTTCCCCATCGACCGAGGCACGAACCGCTGACGCCAACACCACTTCTCATCTTGTCGAGGAACCATCATTAGAAACCGACGTATACGAGCCAATTCTGGACAATCCCGAAGCCCAAGATGTTGATTCAGTCGAAGTCGCGCAAGTATACCTTGAGAAGGCGAGCCAAGGAAGGTTGAACGCTCGTCCGTTCTATGACGATGCGACACTAGCATTGGAACAACTACTAAAGGACTTAGAGACTTCTTGCTTCAGTGGAGCGACTAGCTTGGAGAGAATTGATTTAGCGGTAAAGATATTTCAGAGAATTGCAGCATATGGTCCGCCAATACCCAGAGTTGCACGGCCACTTCGGAGTCAAGGCATTCGGCTTCTCCAAATCATTTCGACCGCCTGTCCGGACAGGTTGGCAGCCACCCTGACTACTTTACTTCCCTTGAACAAAGACCCTCTCAAGTTCTTGACGCCATTAATCACATTCgctcaacatggcggcaACCGGAGAGCTGTTCGGGATTGTCTTGTGTTCTTGTCGCAGAACGCGAAATCATGCTCATGGGCCCGCGGGATGCTGATTTGCCGGCTTCTTACAAGGCATGCTAGGATTCACGCCGACTTTGACCAAACCAAGCGACTTTATCGTGTGCTTCAGGATGCGGGCTTGTTTGAAGAAGTTAGCATCCCTCAAAGCACACTGTACAAAATTCGGAGATCCATGGTGATCCTGGCACTCGAACATGGGGACGATAGCTTTGCAGACGTAGAGCTTGGGCTGCTGAACAAGTTGGATGTGGCAGCCTGCAAATCTGATATCAGATTGCAAACGCGGGTCATCGCAAGGAACGCGGCCAAGGCTAAATGGGCAGATGTCTTTTCAGACATTGAAGTACTAGGGCAAAAGTCAAATGTCCAATGCGTCGACTTTCAGCGAATGTTGACGAGAGCAACCGAAATCTTTGCTCAAAATCACAACGCCCGTGAACTAGAGATGGTGCTTCGAAAATTCGCCACAGATTACcagctgaagttgaagaacCGTTGGATATATACGGTGTTTGATTACTATGCAAGTCGCCGACAGGTTGAGCCTGCGTTCTCCTGGCTTCAGTTTTGCAGCAACAACGGTCTACAAATGGACTCAGCTTGTAATGAACGATTTTTCGCCAGGTGTCGCAAGTTCTGGGGCTTTTCCGGCAAGACTATCCACAGCCTTGAGGCGAGATTACGTGACTTGGACTGCGTGAGGCAAAGACCAGGAGCAACGGCGAAAATTACTCCAGCAGGAGACAACGGCGACCTGTCTCGTCAAATGCGATCTATGGCGTCTAATGAAGAGTGGGAACGAGTTGCCGAAGTGTACGAAACcgccgttgctgctgggagaGATATTCCGGCCGAGTGCTTCCGGTTCGTTGTGTTGGCGCACACCAAGGGGCCAAACCCTGATATGGAACGTGCAAGCAAGTTGATCCAGTCTAATTACGAAGAAGGCCACGACGTAACCGAGGCCCTTACgccgttgttgttggcgaagCTGAAGCGAGGCGATGATCCTTGTACGTTGATCAACAATGCTCTCCGAATGGGAGTCCGACTCCACGACAGTGCCTACAACAAGGCGGCCCAGGCTCTATCGGCCATTGGGAaccatcaagctgctgccgaaATGTGTGAGATTGCCGCTCGGGAGAATGGCGGGGGCCAACTTTTGTACAACGAGTACAACTTTGCCAATCTGGTGTTTGCCTACACGGGGTCGGCGAGCTACAAGGCTTTGCAATCATTGCTATCTACGTTTACATCAGATGTGCAGTGGTGGCATGGTAGTCGGACATGCAAGGAAACGATCAAGCTGGCCATGAAGACAACGGCGATGAGGAGTGTCGCTCACGAAGAAAACAGTGCTCCGCACCGACAGGCTCTTGACAGGCTGGACAACGCGCTCATACACGTCAAGATGTGCCGTTCTACGAGGGGTGATCGACAAACTGTCTCAGAAGCATACGTTCGTTTAGCTGCGGTGCCATCGATCAGAGCTCATCAGAAGACGAATCGCACGCCCGGCAACAAGGCTCATAAAGCACGCCAGGGACAGGAAGTTGTAGAAACTAGCCAGCCAGAACTTGCTGCGGCAGTCGGCTCCGGCTAAACTTGGATAATTCATATGTACAAGTAATGTTAGACTTGGGAGTATATAGAAGAATTTACATGAAAACTACCACAACAAGGGACGAGCTGTTGATCATGTCTTGCGCGACCAGAAGAAGGAAGCACACCAAGTCTGGTTCGAGCAAATCACCATCTAGTGTTTTGAAACATAAAAAAAGGAACAGGGACAACACAGGTAGTTTCAATGCCCACGATCATGCCATTAGAGCGAAAAGAAAATGAACCGGGCTGAATGTGCGGTAACATGGGCTCACTTTGGCACATTTTGAACAAAGTCGAACCACTGGCTGTTGAGCAGCACAACGGCAAGTCCCGAGACCCTACGGACAGCTAAGCCATCTGATGACGACACAGAAAGGCCGGATAGGTGTCAATTGAATAGCAGTGGTGCGTCAGACATAAGGGGCTGGCACACTAACCTTGCTTGGTGGTTGACAGCAAGAAATCAATGTGTCGTGGGTAAGGGGACTGATAAACACGGTGAAGAGCAGCATGAGTAAGCATCACATGCAATTCTGGCTCGAGAGGCAGCGCAAAGTGGTTCGATTTTAGGGAAGGGAGTTGGTGCTGCCTTTGGGACCGAGTTCCGGATCCAGAGCCAATTGGCTGGGGAGGATGGTCGAATCCACAGTGGCGCCAGAACTGCCTGGAGTtctggcttgctggtggttgaaCAACTGAAaagccttcaatgttctgaggttcaatgttgtcggCATACAATTTTGGCGTGCGGCTCAGGCACTTTCGGTGGCACTGCAGGGACCAGACCACGCTGAAGTGTGAActtgacatggccaatgGCTGGGGCTTTGATAAGCAATTGGACAGGTCAGCCAAGGACCATCTCGAATTGCATGATCTTTTCTACTCTCGACCGGACAGCGGAGGAATACATATACCCAATTGTTCCCACGCACCAACATATTTGAACTTCCACTCCAGCGTGTTTCATTCATTTTGTTTCTAATTGCATTATAGTCTGCATCTGTCATGCGTTGACACTGACTTGACCTAGTCgttcgtcgtcatccaccagacccccCAAAAGTTTAGATCCAGTGAGATTTTGCAGCGCCACCCCGATCGCCAAATCTTTGGTCCTCCTTTCCatctgtggtctggtctaaTCCCCCCCTCCTCGCCACACCGACCTTTGACTCCTGGCCAAACTCTCACTTTTAATCATTTGGTCGTTTCTCAATTCTTGCCAGTCGGTGACCTGGTATCGAGAAACCCCAGAAAATTAAAGGTACAACCCGCAAGTCAACACGCAATCCAGACCGCCGCAGATGTCCTCGCAATCCACCAGCGCATCGGGGGACGCCCGAATACGCCGCGAGCAGTACCACGAGGccgatgtcgtcgtcgtcggcgcaGGCATCTTTGGATGCGCCATTGCGTATGCCCTCGCCGACCAGGGCCGTTCAGTTCTGCTACTTGAGCGATGGATGACGGAACCTAATCGAATTGTCGGAGAATTACTACAGCCCGGTGGCATCGCTGCATTGAAGCAGTTGGGTCTTGGCCACTGCGTCGATGGCATCGATGCCATTCCCTGCAAAGGCTACAACGTCATATTCAACCACATCCCGTCGCTGATTCCGTACCCGACCATagacgacgacggcaacGTTATATATGCTTGGGGTGGACAGGGCAAAGAGGGAAAGCGACCTGAGGGACGATCATTCCACCATGGCAGGTTCATCATGCAACTAAGACGGGCTTGTCTTGCTCACGAGAATATCACCGTTGTGGAAACCGAAGTAATCAAGACCCTGCGCGGCGAATACACAGACCAAATTTTGGGTGTCGAAACCCGAACCAAGGATCCGGAAACTGGCGCGAAGAAGCCTGATTACTTCTTCGGCCAGTTGACAATCATCGCCGACGGCTACAAGTCGGTTTTTCGCAAGGAAACCATTGGCGACAAGAAGCCCATTGTCAAGAGTAAATTTTACGCACTAGAGCTCATCGATACTACTTTACCGCAACAAAACTACGGGCACGTCGTCATCGGAAAGAATACATTCCCGACCTTGTTATACCAAATCGGTACACATGAGACTCGCGCGCTCTTCGACGTACCTACAGGTATCCCAGCGGCATCACCCGCGGCTGGCGGTGTCCGCAACTATATAAAAAACGTGGCGATTCCCGCTCTCCCACCGTCAGTTCGACCCGCTGCCCTCAAGGCCCTCGAAGACGGCAAGATCCCGCCCAGCATGCCCAACAGCTGGCTCCCCCCGACAAAGCAGATCCCCAACGGACTCATTCTCCTCGGCGATGCGTTCAACATGCGACATCCCCTCACCGGCGGAGGCATGACCGTCGCTTTCAACGACGCTCTCCTCCTATCACGACTCCTCGACCCGTCAAAAGTACCCAATTTTGAAGACTCCAAGGCCATCAGGGCAGCCGTCAACGTCTTCTACTGGCGTCGCAAAAACATCACCTCCATCGTCAATGTCCTCGCACAAGCTCTGTACACGCTCTTCGCCGCAGACGACCGCCAGCTACACGCCCTTCAGCTCGGCTGCTTCGAGTATTTCCAGCGTGGCATGACCGACGGACCGTGCGGTCTCCTCGGTGGCATTATCCAGCGCCCTGCCGTCTTGGCATACCACTTCTTCTCGGTTGCGTTTCTGTCGCTGTGGTTGAATGCCCTGGCTATCTGTGCTGGTCCccttggcatcttcaaggCTCCGCTGGCGCTGATTGATGCAGTCCTCATTCTGTGGAAGGCCAGTTGTGTGTTTTTGCCGCTCGTATGGCGCGAGGGCTTTCAGTAATTGTATTAGATGGGAGATGATAATGCAAGGCGGTCATTACTAGCACAACTTTGCATGGGAAGGCGTTTTTTTGTAAACCTTTTGGCCATACCATACCATAATGCGTTTAATCATTAACCTGGTCAGATTACTGTATATATATGACGTTTGGAAATACCGTTGAGTTGTGTCGAGGGTGCATGGTGGGAAGTGAAGCATGAGATTATGTACTTATTCATATAATATTAATGAATTGGTTATCACGATTCTCAGTTTGTATCGTGAAAAAGATGTATGTATTCCAACCGCACGCTGAGGCGTTACGTTTTGCAGGTGCTATGAGAATACAGCAGAAATGGAGGCACAAAATGCAGCTGCGAAAACAGACTTTATATAACATTTATTGTCTGGGGTTCAGCCTGCCCTACCTTTTACGTTCCCATCCACTCATTTATATACTCGTACATATCCACACGATCAAGTCAACCGTCTGCGATACACACCCATCATCCAACTCGCTCGCAAAACAGCCAGCCCAATagccatcttgatgctgtCCTGGATAACATTCAACTTACTACCCCCCACCTCATGCCACTCGATAGGCACTTCAGCAACCTTGATACCAGGACTAGTGCCAATAACACTACCATCGCTACCGAGGACGGGCGTAGCGGGCGCCGACTCCGCAAGCATGAGCATCTCAATGTCGAAGATCCATCCTTCGGTGTGCATGTACGGCACGATATGGGGAAGGGACTCGCGCGAGAAGAGCTTGAAGCCGCATTGGGTGTCGCGGATACGTGATGTCGCAGGCGGTGTGAGTATAGTGAGGACCAGATGGAAGGACCGCATTAGAAAGTTGCGCAGGGCGGAACGCTGGGCCATTGGTTAGCATGGATGTTTTTCTTGAGGATGGGACATGGTATGTACCTTGACAACGGCTTCGCTGCCAACCAGGTGTGCTCGACTTCCAATGGCTACGCCTCGGGATGATCCATcaatgacttcttcacaTCCCTCCATCAACCTGCTCACGTCGCTGAAGCGCGATGCGCCATCCGCATCCGCAAAGAGCACATACTCGCCTCTTACGTGCCGCAGGCCGTGAGTGACACCCCCGCCTTTTCCTCTATTCTTAACCAGAGTCACCACGCGAAGAATGTCATGGAGTTCATGCTTATGGGCAAAATCCAGCGCCACCTGTACGGTCTTGTCCTTGCTACCGTCATTGACAATTAGGATCTCGTAGCCGCCCAGCTCCTTGTCCGTCTTGGCATTAGAGTGTCCACGCTGGTGACGTCTGGTGCTGGGGCTGAATGGCGTCTTGGTGGTCTTGCTTCGGCCGACATGTTTGTCGAGATACTCGACAGCTTCTTCTAACGTGGGCAAGATTCGATCTTCTTCATTATACGCGGGGAACACGACGCTTAGGCGTAATTCGGcgggttcaatgttgccagcgTCAGGTGTCGGATATGCTTCGTGAGGACGAACACGCTTCTCCTCTTGGAGGCGACGTTCGGCCAGCCAACGGTCGTGCCAACATGGCAGTTGTTGAGGCGTGGTTGGTTTCCCTGACGGGCTGGAGGTAATGTATGTCTTTTCGGAGGGGATGAcaggtcgtggtttcggcGCTACCAGGTGGAGGAGAACGAAGAGCTATTCCCATACAAAAAATTAGTCAACCGATCGTCAATTGGAAAATGTCAACCAGATAGGGCGCTTACAcaaccaagtccaaggatAATCAGCAGCATGAAGCAGACGAGCAAGATGTGAACAGGAGTCGCTTCGATCCATGCAATCAGCGGCCGCACAAAGCGAGCCGCGAGCTCCTTGGAGCCCATGGCCATGAACAGCTGCCCGTTCGCACCTGGAGATTGTCGTGTCCGGTACCTTCTTGCGCAGGTAGGTGTGGAATCAATTCGTCCTCATTGGGAGGGGTGAACAACGAAATGCTCAGGCGCTACCGGAACAAGTGAACACTGGATGCATGCGTGCAGAGTTGTGCAAgggaaaagaaaatgaagaaaatgaagaaaatgaaCGAGCGAACGATGCTGGCAGTGAATATGATGAAGCCGGTCAAAGCTGCACTTGTCGCAAGCTTCTGAAGTTGGGGTCCATCAAATCGGTTCATAGACACCACATGCCACGTTCAACGTATCgacaaaaccagaccagcagcCAAGACGTGTTCACTTTAGCAACTGAAGCCAGTTCCTGGACCAGTGACGGTAGTGGCGCATCTCCACCTGCCGCCGCTCACCATTGGCTGGCTGCGCCATGCTGTgcatgaacattgaacaggGCAGGTGCATGCAACTCCAATTCTCCTCCCTCCCACCCACTCGCAAGTACTTGACTGAGTCGTCAAATGGTCAGTATTGTATTGACGATTCAAATGGTGCAAGGATATATTTCAAAGATTCTCACATCATTTTCAGAGTCCTGAGAAAGCTTTATATAGAGGCCGTAACGCCCAAGAACGGAGTCCCACATCCGTTCGATGATTAGACATATCAATCTTCAACTTAATACAGGACAATAACCGAAATGATTCACGATAAACAGGGTGCATCACGCAATACAGCAACCATGCTCGTGTTATATCATCTTGGTCTGTAATTCCCTTACATCCTCCCCCAAGCTTGGATGGATACATGCCTAATTTTGACACCCAACACCTCCATGTATATACTCCAGAACTGTTCTGTGTCGCCCATTTTCCAACTATCTGAGAACCCAAACAACCAAATCCCTTGGTTACCCATaaacagaaaagaaagataGTGTCAGTAGATGAACAAGCAAAGAAAAATCCTTAGACACCATATGTTCTATGCCAATTAATCATCAAGTCGTTAAACAAGTAATGGACCTCGCCCCAGGAAGAatgactgactgactgagcCTGTGAGGCCAACCGGGGTTATccaacaaaataaaacacAACAAAGCGAGCACCACGTTTGCCTCAAGACCCCCTATCCTCGTGCTCCTGGTTGTTATGGAGCTGCCGCGGAGCTCCGTATCGGTCTAGACAGCAACAGCTGGTGCTTTCGAGCTGGACCATCGACTCTTCTTCAGCAGTttcccaccaccagacttggacaatttcttgcctttgccgcTCTTTTTCGGCTCCGCTTCAGGTCCTGCCTGCTCGGGAAATACATTTACCAGGTCTTCGTGCGCTACGGGGGGTGGCATGCGGCTTCGATCCATGCGCTGATGGTCCGGGATAAACGTCTGCGCCTCCCACGTGTGCTGCTCTATCTGTTCCACATGCTGAGATCGACTTGTCGGGCGACCCTGACGGTTGCTGTAGCTGGCTTGAGGTGGCTCATGATAAGCCATCACttcaccagcaccaactgACGGGTCAGGGTTTGAGTTTCCAACGGTTGGCACTGTCGAGTCTGATT
Protein-coding sequences here:
- a CDS encoding aldo/keto reductase (similar to Metarhizium robertsii ARSEF 23 XP_007822512.2) codes for the protein MKFEQSETWIGEWMRKRGNRDQMVISTKYTTNFKAGPNHPHIMANCVGNGTKSLHVSVNASLKKLQTDYIDLLYIHWWDFSASIPEVMQSLNQLVATGKVLYLGISDAPAWIVSKANEYARNHGLRQFSVYQGRWSASCRDLERDVIPMCKAEGMAITPWGSLGGGNFKTEEARRSNEGRKSEISDADVKTSQALEAIAVRKNTAITSIALAYIMHKTPYVFPVIGGRKVEHLKGNIEALTIELTDEEVQEIESAVPFDLGFPHNFLWGQQVPNPLQNIWLLSTAGDFDHVEDAKPIKPKKYGE
- a CDS encoding squalene epoxidase (similar to Metarhizium acridum CQMa 102 XP_007807644.1), which translates into the protein MSSQSTSASGDARIRREQYHEADVVVVGAGIFGCAIAYALADQGRSVLLLERWMTEPNRIVGELLQPGGIAALKQLGLGHCVDGIDAIPCKGYNVIFNHIPSLIPYPTIDDDGNVIYAWGGQGKEGKRPEGRSFHHGRFIMQLRRACLAHENITVVETEVIKTLRGEYTDQILGVETRTKDPETGAKKPDYFFGQLTIIADGYKSVFRKETIGDKKPIVKSKFYALELIDTTLPQQNYGHVVIGKNTFPTLLYQIGTHETRALFDVPTGIPAASPAAGGVRNYIKNVAIPALPPSVRPAALKALEDGKIPPSMPNSWLPPTKQIPNGLILLGDAFNMRHPLTGGGMTVAFNDALLLSRLLDPSKVPNFEDSKAIRAAVNVFYWRRKNITSIVNVLAQALYTLFAADDRQLHALQLGCFEYFQRGMTDGPCGLLGGIIQRPAVLAYHFFSVAFLSLWLNALAICAGPLGIFKAPLALIDAVLILWKASCVFLPLVWREGFQ
- a CDS encoding glycosyltransferase family 2 (similar to Nectria haematococca mpVI 77-13-4 XP_003046499.1), whose product is MGSKELAARFVRPLIAWIEATPVHILLVCFMLLIILGLGCLFVLLHLVAPKPRPVIPSEKTYITSSPSGKPTTPQQLPCWHDRWLAERRLQEEKRVRPHEAYPTPDAGNIEPAELRLSVVFPAYNEEDRILPTLEEAVEYLDKHVGRSKTTKTPFSPSTRRHQRGHSNAKTDKELGGYEILIVNDGSKDKTVQVALDFAHKHELHDILRVVTLVKNRGKGGGVTHGLRHVRGEYVLFADADGASRFSDVSRLMEGCEEVIDGSSRGVAIGSRAHLVGSEAVVKRSALRNFLMRSFHLVLTILTPPATSRIRDTQCGFKLFSRESLPHIVPYMHTEGWIFDIEMLMLAESAPATPVLGSDGSVIGTSPGIKVAEVPIEWHEVGGSKLNVIQDSIKMAIGLAVLRASWMMGVYRRRLT